The nucleotide window GGGCAGGCTCCCGGCACTCCGGGACAGGGGGGTGTTCAGACGTACACCACCACGACGTCGTGCTCGACCTCGACGTCGTAGGTGTCGACCGGGGGTTCCTCGCCCGCCAGTTCGGTCCCGTACTCGCAGGTCTGTGAACACCCGCCGGTGTCCGGCTGCGACGGCTCGACCGCCACGTCGTAGGTTCCGGCCCGGACGTGGGGGTTGAACACCGACTCCCCGGTCTCGAGGTCGAACTTCCAGCCGTGCCAGGGACACCGGAGTACCCTGTTCTCGCGGGTGAGCTCGTACTCCCCGACCGCGGGGGCTGTCACCTCGCCGGTGAGCTGGCCCTCACAGAGCGGGGCGAGCTGGTGGGGACACGCGTTCGCGATGGCGAAGAGGTCACCCTCGACGTTGAAGACACCGACCTCGCGGCCGTCGACCGCCACGACGGTTCGTGACCCGGGCGGGAACTCGGTGGCCGGGCAGACCTCGACACGCTCCCGGTCGCGGCCTGTCCCCTCGCCGGCGGTCATAGCCCGTACAGCTCCGCGGCGTTCTCCCGGAAGATGCGACGCTCGAGGTCCCCGGGGAGCGACGGGAACGCGAGGCGGGGGTCGTCGGCGTCCCAGTGGGGGTAATCGGAGGCGAACATCACCGTCTCGCGGGCGTCGACCATGTCGAACATCTGGCGGAGGTGGTCGGGGTCGTCGGGCTCCGGGAGCGGCTGCGTCGTGACGCGGACGTGGTCGGTTATGTACTCGCTCGGCGGGCGCTCCAGCCAGGGTGTCTGTTCGCGGAGGCCCCGCCAGTCCTTGTCCAGACGCCACCGGAGGTACGGCAGCCAGGAGAACCCTCCCTCGGTCAACACCAGGTCGAGGTCGAACTCCTCGAAAACGCCCTCGAGGAGCATACTCGTCAGCTGTCCCATCAGGCTCGTACTCGTGAGCGCGTGGCGCTCGAAGTAACTCGACGGATAGCCCGCCGGTGTGTGGGGCGGGCTCGTCCCCATCCCCTCCGGCCCGATGTGGAGCGCGACCGGCAGGTCGTGTCTGGCTGCCGCCTCGTAGATGGGCCAGTGCTCGCGGCGGCCGTAGGGGGTCCTGCCGACGCTCGACATCTGGACCTGGACGATGTCGGGGTGGTCGCCCAGCCGGTCGATCTCGTCGGCCGCACGCCGGGGTGCCTGGGGCGGGACCACGAGCCCGCCCTTGAAGCAGTCGTCGCGCTCGAGCCAGCGCTCGACCAGCCAGTCGTTCTGTGCGCTGGCCAGCGCGGCGGCGTAGTCCTCGTTGGGCGTCACTCCGAGCGTGAGCATCCCCGTCGCGTTGAGGACGACGTACTCCACGTCGTAGGGCTCGATGTGTTGCTCGAGCATCAAGTCGGGGTCGGAGCCGGCCGGGCCGCCGGCCGCGTTGGCGTCGTCGCGCATCAGCCCGACTGGACTCGGCCACGGGTTCGTCGGCACGTCGATCCCCCGTCCCTGCCAGTGGGCGGGGAGATGCTGGACGACCTCCCCGGGGTCGGCCCACATCTGGTGGACGTCACAGTCGATGAGCGAGAGGTCCGTCGTCCCGCGCCCCGGAGTGGTGTGTGAACTCATACCGGCCCTACCGGCGAGGTAGTCATTAAACTGGCCCCGGCCTGCACCAACCTACAAGAGCACCGGGGGTGTCAGTCGCTGGCATGGACGTCACCACCGACCTGTCGACCGCAGTCGACGAGCACATCGAGCCGGGCGACACGCTCCACTTCCGGGGCGGCTACCAGTTCTCCTACGCGACCGTCCACGAGCTGGTCAGACAGTGCTGGAACTCCGGCGTCGAGGAGGACTTCACGCTGGTGGCCATCGGCGCGGGCACCTGGGCCGGCCCGCTCGTGCTGGCCGACGCCGTCGACCGGCTGGAAGTCGCCTTCGCGGGCCTCGGCTACCCCGCGCCGGGCCCACACGCCGTGCTCCGCGAGCGGGCCGCCGGGGGCGAGCTGGAGGTCGAGAGCTGGACGTACCTCACGGTCATCGAGCGGCTGCGCGCCGCGGCACTCGACCACCCCTTCGTCCCGACGAACTCTCTCGAGGGGAGTTCGGTCGGGCCGGCCGAGAAGACCGCGACGGTCGAGAGCCCCTTCAGCGACGACGAGAGTCTCGTCATCCCGCCGCTGTCCCCCGACGTCTCGGTCGTCCACGGGGTCGCCGGCGACCGCGACGGGAACATCGTCGTCTCACCGATCCAGTCGGAGGGACACTGGGGGGCTTACGCTGCCGACACCGTCATCGCGACCGTCGAAGAGGTCGTCGATGGCGACACGATACGGGAGTACGGCGACCAGACCGGCGTCCCGAGCTACGCCGTCGACGCCGTCGTCGAGGCGCCCTTCGGCGCCCACCCCGGCCCAGTCTTCAACCCCCACGGCGTCGGCGACGTCTCGGGCTACGGCTACGACAGGGAGTTCTACATGGACTTCCGGGAGGCCAGCGGGAGCGCCGACGCCCTCGAGGCGTGGACCGAGCAGTGGGTTCTGGGAACCGACTGGGCGGGGTACCTGGAGCGGCTCGGGACCGACCGGCTGCGCGGGCTGTCGACCCAGACCTGGCCGACGGGGAGCCAGCGGACCGCGCTGGACAGCCCCGACGTTCCCGACACCGACGCCGAGCCGCCGGCCGAGCGCGAGCGGATGGTCGTCTGGACGGCCCGGGAGATCGCCGACCGCATCGCGGCCGGCGGCCACGAGGTGGTCTTCGGCGGCATCGGCGTCTCACATCTGGCTTCCTGGCTCTACCGCGACCTCTGCGAGCGGGAGGGTATCGAGCCCCGCCCCCTGCTCGTCGAGTCGGGCACCTACGACTTCGAGGTGCCCCGCAACGACGCCTACATCTTCACCCCGCGGGCGCTGCCGACCGCGAAGGTCGTCGACACCTCGACGTTCGCGCTCGGGCTGGTGATGAGCACGGCCCGGAACCTCTCGGTGCTGACCGGTGCCCAGGTCGACCGCCGGGGCAACGTCAACTCGACACAGCTGGCCGGCCAGCACTTCGTGGGCTCCGGCGGGGCCAACGACGCGCTCTCGAACTCCGACGAGGTGGTCCTCGCGGTGGAGGCCAGCCCGCACCGCCTGGTCGACGAGGTGGAGTACGTCACCGGCCCCGGCCGGAACGTGACAACGGTGGTCACCCAGTACGGCACCCTCCGGAAGGTCGACGGCGAACTCGAGGTCGATGCGGTTCACGTCCCGCCCGGCACCTCGGCCGACGAGCGCCTGGCGGCCCTCGAGGAGGCAGTCGGCTGGGACGTCGACCGGGCCGGGACGGTCGACGAACGCGGCTGGAGCGAGCGCGACTCGGAACTGGTCGACGTGCTCCGGTCGGTCGACCCGCGCGGCGACTTCAGGGTGTAGCCGCTGCAGAAATCAGATACCCGAATCCACGAATTGATGCGGCACTTAGTATACGATTTACCAGCTATATTCGCGAAAGCAATTCGTTTATTTACTTCGAGCGTGGTTTCTTTCCAAGAGGAACCAACTGTGGCAGAGAAGACAGCCGACCCGGAGACGGGTCGGAGACGTGGGGAACGAACCGGCCCCGCGCCCGCCGCGTGTGAGGTCTCCCTGTACCTGCGGGCGTCGCCGACGGCGGTGGGAAAGCGCCGACAGGAGCGGGTGGAAGAACGGCTCACGGCGCTCGCCGACGACGGCGGGGTCGGGTCGCTGTCGGTCGAGCGGTGGCCGGGACAGCTCCGGGTCGGACCCGACGAGGACCCCGAAGCCGCGGCCCGCTACGAGGAACTCGCCGCCGCCGCCGACGAGGCCGGCGCCCGGCTGGCACCCTTCTTCGAGGACCGGGGCGGCATCGACGGGTTCATCGAGAGCTACGCCGACACCCGGGTGCTCACCTTCCCCGTGATCGCCGTCGTCCTCAAGCACGACGGCGAGGTCGTCGGGCTGTACCCCTGTCGCCGCGACGGCGTCCACGACCGCGTCGAAGAGGCCGTGGACGCCCTTGACGCGGGCGAGAGTGCCGCCAACCTCCGGTGAGGCGGCGACTCCCGGCAGCCGGATGCCGGCGACCGGTGCCGGCCCTGTCGCTACGCACAAGTAGGAGGACTCTGTAGCCCCGGGTGAACCCATGTCAGAGAAGACAGCGACCGACCCCGACGTCGACGTCCACGGCTCGGAAGAGCAGGTAGACCAGCTCGGTACGGAGTTCACTGACGCGCTCGGTGTCTCCTGGATCTACTGGTTCGGCGGGGTCCTCATGGCCGCGGCCGCGTGGTACGAGATCACGAACAACGTCAGCCCCTCGTTCGTCGGGGAGCTCGTCTTCGGAGTCTCGGCGATCCTCCTTTTCGTTCTCGCGGCGATCAAGTTCCTCGGCCGCTGGGCCGCCGTCGACATCATCCAGCTGTAGCCCGGCCGCCGCCGGCTCGCCGCCGTCCGGACGTCGTGGCCGGTCACCGCCGCCTGGGCCCGGAATTCCGCCCGAGAACGGGTGGACGCCTGCCACATCTCACTCCCCGTAGATGTCCGTCTCGGGGTGGAAGTTCGACCACCCCTCCCAGAACATCGGCGGCTCGTCGTTGGCCCGCTCTAGCGTCGTCCCCTCGTGTGGCCCGTCGACCGCTCGCCCGGTCGCCCGCTCCCAGCGCGAGCCGCCGGCCGCCAGCAGCTCCCCGTCGGCCGCCTCGAACTCCGTGGTCGTCCCGCCGACCCGGCGGACGTATGCCGCCATGCCCCCGGCCGGAGTCGTCGTCACGACCACCGGGAGGCCGCCGACCCGGTCGTTGACGACGCCCGCGTTCCGGACGTCGTCGAAGGGGTAGGCCCGGGCGGCCCCGCCGTGTCGCACGCTGACGACGAACGTCCGGCTGTAGAGGCCGTCCTCGGTCTCGTGGTCGTAGCCGATCAGCTGCCCCTCCGAGCTCGACCGCGGATTGAAGTAGTTCCGCGTCGCCTCCCGGCCCCTGACGGTGTTCGAGTGCGGCGGCGGGAGCAGGACTTCGGTTCCGGGGTTGCGGTCCCGCCACTCCCCCCAGGAGGTAAACGCCGAGGGGAGAAGCGACAGCCGGTCGCCGGTCCGCGGGCCCTGGATGGCCGCCGCGAGCAACTGGCTCCACAGCGACCCCGTCGCCCGGTCGTACATGACCAGGTCGTTGCGCCAGAGCTTCCCGGAGACGCCGAAGACGGTCGGCTCGCCGCCGACGGTCCGCTCGGCGACGATGCTGCTGCCACAGAGCGGGCAGTAGGTGACCAGCAGCGGGCCACCGAGGTCGCCGTTGACCACCTCGTGCCAGTTCAGCACGCGGAGCGGGTACGCCCGGGCCGTCCCGCCGCGCTCGACGCCGACGACCGGCGCGTCGTCGGGCAACAGCGGCCGGTCGACGCCCTCGGGCGCGTCGAGGCCCGACCAGTCGGGGGCGAAGGCCGGCTCGACGATGGCGGCGATGCGGTCCTTCGGGAGCGGCTGGCGCAGCTCCGAGCCCGAGACCGGCAGGTCGACGTCGCGGACGGTTGCGGTCGGCGTCGCAGTGGCCGTCGCGTCGACAGGCCCGCCGTCCGGCTGGCCCCCGCTGTTCGCGGGCGTCCCGTCGTCGCCCCCGGCACAGCCGGCCAGGACCGTCGCCCCGGCCGCGAGCGTCGCGAGGAGCCGGCGCCGTCGCATACCGGGTTCGTGGCACCGAGCGAACAAAAGTGTAGACGGCGGGTGCACGGGACCCGCACGACCGGGCCCGCGCGGCCGTCAGTGTGGGCAGCTGACGGGATAGCGGTGGGGAGCGGACGCGGCCGGTCAGGCGAGCCCGAGCAGCCGGAGCCCGTCGAACTCGAACAGGAACAGGTACACCTGCGCCAGGCCGGCGACCGCGAGCAGGAGGCCGGCGACGCGTTCGATCCGGCCGGTGTGGGCAGAGAGCCGCCGGAGCAGCGCCCCCCGGCCGAGGCCGGCGGCGACCGAGACCGCGACCATCACGAGGCTCATGCCCGCGACGTAGGCCAGAAGCGTCCACAGGCCGAGCACGGGGTCGACCGCGAGCGCCCCGGCCACTACGGAGAAGGAGAGCAGGGCGGTGCAGCCGGCGGCGGCCACGGCGTACACCACGCCGAAGAGCACGAAGCCCAGTGCCGAGCGGCGGCGCTCGGGCAGCGGGATCCGCACCGACGGCGACCGTCCGAGCGCCATCGCCCCGCCCAGCACCACGAGCAGCGGCCCGACCAGCAGTTCGACGAGGACGATATCCCGGAGCGCGGCCGTCCCGACGGCGAGGACGACCCCGCCGAGGGTCGCGTAGACCAGCCAGAAGCCCGCACTGACGAGCAGGCCGACACCGGCGGCTCGGGTGGCGGTCCCCAGCCGGGAGTTCGCGGACTCCGCGTTCCCCAGAAAGTAGGCAAGATAGCCGGGGAGCAAGGGGTACGCGCAGGGGGCGAAAAACGTCGACCCGCCGAGGACGAGCGCGAACCAGAGCTGTGCAGCGGCCATGGTCACCCGACTACCCGCTCGACCTGTTCGAGGAGCGTCTCTCGCCCCGCCAGCCCGGTGTGTCGCCAGGTGACGGTGCCGTCCGGCAAGACGACCAGCAGCGTCGGCACGCCCGTCACGGAGTGCTCGCGGACCGCGCGGCTCCGCGGGTCGGTCGCGACGGGCCAGGTCCCGTCGTGTCGCCGCCAGAACTCCCTGACGGCCGTCTCGTCGGCCTCGCTGGTGACCGACACCATGTGCAGCTCCTCGGGGGTGAACGTCGACCGGACCTCCCGGAGCGTCTCCATCTGGGGGACGCACGGGGCACACCAGGTGGCGAAGAAATCAAGCAGCGCAGGCCGGTCCGGCGGCCGGAGCGCGACCTGCCCGCCCGGCGACCCGCCGACGGCGACCGTCTCCAGCCTGATGACGTCCCGGCCGCCGGTGGCTCCGGCCGTCGAGGGGTCGCCGCTCCCCTCCGCCCCGCTACCGGGCAGCGACGTGCAGCCGGCGAGTCCGACCGCTCCCGCGGCGGCGATCCCCCGGAGAAGCTGCCGCCGGGCGCGACCGGTCGGTGTGGCGTCGCCGCGCTCTCCCATGTGCGAACAGTGGGCACAGACCAGTGAAAAGCTGCTGCCGGTTGGACGCCACGTCGCACAACCGCCGGGAGCGCGGCGCGCGACCGCCTATCCGAGGTCGTGGAAGTCGACCTCGCCGGCCTCGGTGTCGAGGACGACCGCCGCCGGGGGCTCGCCGCCCGCGGGGTCCAGCGGGATCCCGCCGGGATTGACGTGGACGGTTCCGTTCCGGCGCTCGTGGACCTGTTCGTGCGTGTGCCCGCGCAGGACGTAGTCGTAGGTCCCGGCGTCGACGAGCGCGCCGACGACGGCCTCGCTGGTGCCGTGGTAGACGGCGACGTGAGCGCTCTCCAGTTCGAGTTCGCCCATCTCGCCGAGGTAGACGCCGAAGTCGTCGACCAGCGATTGCAGGGCCCACTCGCCGTCGTTGTTCCCCCGGACGGCGTAGAACTCGAACGCGTCGGTGTCGAACAGCCGCGCGGTGAAGGGGGCGACGATGTCGCCACAGTGGACGACGATATCCACGTCCTCGGCGAGAAAGCGGTCGACTGCGGCCTGTGCGATGTCGAGGTTGTCGTGCGTGTCCGAGACGATACCGACCTGCATACCCCAGGTTTCGGGCGGCGGGGGTTTAACTGTGCCCGGCGGCGGTCGGGGAGACGTCCCCGTACCGTCCGGGGCCGGGTCCCGGGCTACTCCAAGTCGAAGCGGTCCAGCGTCATCACCTTGTGCCAGGCGTCGACGAAGTCCTCGACGAACTCCTCCTCGCCGTCCTCCGCGGCGTAGACTTCGGCGATGGCGCGCAGCCGGGAGTTCGAGCCGAAGATGAGGTCGAACCGGGTTCCTTCCCAGACGGCTTCGCCCGTCTCCCGGTCGTACCCCTCGTAGACGCCGTCACCGGCCTCCTCCCACTCGTAGCGCATGTCGAGCAGGTTCACGAAGAAGTCGTTGGTCAGCGCCCCCGGCTCGTCGGTGAGGACGCCGCGGTCGGAGTCGCCGTAGGTCGCGCCGAGCGCGCGCAGGCCGCCGACCAGTGCCGTCATCTCCTCGGGCGTCAGGTCGAGCAGGTCGGCCCTGTCGACGAGGTGCTCCTCGGGTTTGCGGTCGAACTCCTCGAAGTCGTCGCCGATGTAGTTGCGGAACCCGTCGGCCACCGGCTTGAGCGCCTGGAAGGACTCCTCGTCGGTCCACTCCTGCTCGGCGTCGACCCGACCCGGCTCGAAGGGCACCTCGACGTCGTAGCCGGCCTCGGCTGCCGCCTGCTCGACCGCCGCGTTGCCGCCCAGGACGATCAGGTCCGCCAGCGAGACGGCCGTCCCGTCCGAGCGGGAGTCGTTGAACTCCGCCTTGACCCCCTCGAGGGTCTCCAGGACGGTCTCCAGCTGCTCGGGCTCGTTGACCTCCCAGCTGCGCTGGGGCTCCAGGCGGATGCGTGCGCCGTTGGCGCCGCCGCGCTTGTCGCTGTCGCGGTAGGTCGAGGCCGCCGCCCAGGCGGTCTTGACGAGCTGGGCGCGGGACAGCTCCGAGCCCAGCAGCTCCTCCTTCAGTAGCTCCGCTTCCTCCTCGCCGATGGGGGCGAAGTCGCGGTCCGGCAGC belongs to Salinirussus salinus and includes:
- a CDS encoding TlpA family protein disulfide reductase, giving the protein MGERGDATPTGRARRQLLRGIAAAGAVGLAGCTSLPGSGAEGSGDPSTAGATGGRDVIRLETVAVGGSPGGQVALRPPDRPALLDFFATWCAPCVPQMETLREVRSTFTPEELHMVSVTSEADETAVREFWRRHDGTWPVATDPRSRAVREHSVTGVPTLLVVLPDGTVTWRHTGLAGRETLLEQVERVVG
- a CDS encoding metallophosphoesterase, with protein sequence MQVGIVSDTHDNLDIAQAAVDRFLAEDVDIVVHCGDIVAPFTARLFDTDAFEFYAVRGNNDGEWALQSLVDDFGVYLGEMGELELESAHVAVYHGTSEAVVGALVDAGTYDYVLRGHTHEQVHERRNGTVHVNPGGIPLDPAGGEPPAAVVLDTEAGEVDFHDLG
- a CDS encoding amidohydrolase family protein, which gives rise to MSSHTTPGRGTTDLSLIDCDVHQMWADPGEVVQHLPAHWQGRGIDVPTNPWPSPVGLMRDDANAAGGPAGSDPDLMLEQHIEPYDVEYVVLNATGMLTLGVTPNEDYAAALASAQNDWLVERWLERDDCFKGGLVVPPQAPRRAADEIDRLGDHPDIVQVQMSSVGRTPYGRREHWPIYEAAARHDLPVALHIGPEGMGTSPPHTPAGYPSSYFERHALTSTSLMGQLTSMLLEGVFEEFDLDLVLTEGGFSWLPYLRWRLDKDWRGLREQTPWLERPPSEYITDHVRVTTQPLPEPDDPDHLRQMFDMVDARETVMFASDYPHWDADDPRLAFPSLPGDLERRIFRENAAELYGL
- a CDS encoding CoA-transferase, which produces MDVTTDLSTAVDEHIEPGDTLHFRGGYQFSYATVHELVRQCWNSGVEEDFTLVAIGAGTWAGPLVLADAVDRLEVAFAGLGYPAPGPHAVLRERAAGGELEVESWTYLTVIERLRAAALDHPFVPTNSLEGSSVGPAEKTATVESPFSDDESLVIPPLSPDVSVVHGVAGDRDGNIVVSPIQSEGHWGAYAADTVIATVEEVVDGDTIREYGDQTGVPSYAVDAVVEAPFGAHPGPVFNPHGVGDVSGYGYDREFYMDFREASGSADALEAWTEQWVLGTDWAGYLERLGTDRLRGLSTQTWPTGSQRTALDSPDVPDTDAEPPAERERMVVWTAREIADRIAAGGHEVVFGGIGVSHLASWLYRDLCEREGIEPRPLLVESGTYDFEVPRNDAYIFTPRALPTAKVVDTSTFALGLVMSTARNLSVLTGAQVDRRGNVNSTQLAGQHFVGSGGANDALSNSDEVVLAVEASPHRLVDEVEYVTGPGRNVTTVVTQYGTLRKVDGELEVDAVHVPPGTSADERLAALEEAVGWDVDRAGTVDERGWSERDSELVDVLRSVDPRGDFRV
- a CDS encoding HTH domain-containing protein, whose product is MAEKTADPETGRRRGERTGPAPAACEVSLYLRASPTAVGKRRQERVEERLTALADDGGVGSLSVERWPGQLRVGPDEDPEAAARYEELAAAADEAGARLAPFFEDRGGIDGFIESYADTRVLTFPVIAVVLKHDGEVVGLYPCRRDGVHDRVEEAVDALDAGESAANLR
- a CDS encoding DUF3179 domain-containing protein; this translates as MRRRRLLATLAAGATVLAGCAGGDDGTPANSGGQPDGGPVDATATATPTATVRDVDLPVSGSELRQPLPKDRIAAIVEPAFAPDWSGLDAPEGVDRPLLPDDAPVVGVERGGTARAYPLRVLNWHEVVNGDLGGPLLVTYCPLCGSSIVAERTVGGEPTVFGVSGKLWRNDLVMYDRATGSLWSQLLAAAIQGPRTGDRLSLLPSAFTSWGEWRDRNPGTEVLLPPPHSNTVRGREATRNYFNPRSSSEGQLIGYDHETEDGLYSRTFVVSVRHGGAARAYPFDDVRNAGVVNDRVGGLPVVVTTTPAGGMAAYVRRVGGTTTEFEAADGELLAAGGSRWERATGRAVDGPHEGTTLERANDEPPMFWEGWSNFHPETDIYGE
- a CDS encoding Rieske (2Fe-2S) protein, whose translation is MTAGEGTGRDRERVEVCPATEFPPGSRTVVAVDGREVGVFNVEGDLFAIANACPHQLAPLCEGQLTGEVTAPAVGEYELTRENRVLRCPWHGWKFDLETGESVFNPHVRAGTYDVAVEPSQPDTGGCSQTCEYGTELAGEEPPVDTYDVEVEHDVVVVYV
- a CDS encoding cytochrome c biogenesis CcdA family protein; the protein is MAAAQLWFALVLGGSTFFAPCAYPLLPGYLAYFLGNAESANSRLGTATRAAGVGLLVSAGFWLVYATLGGVVLAVGTAALRDIVLVELLVGPLLVVLGGAMALGRSPSVRIPLPERRRSALGFVLFGVVYAVAAAGCTALLSFSVVAGALAVDPVLGLWTLLAYVAGMSLVMVAVSVAAGLGRGALLRRLSAHTGRIERVAGLLLAVAGLAQVYLFLFEFDGLRLLGLA